The proteins below are encoded in one region of Streptomyces cyanogenus:
- a CDS encoding TIM barrel protein, which produces MGFADQRFNVNLSILFTELPLLERPAAAAAAGFSAVELWWPWTDSPTPARSELDALKKAIEDAGVRLTGLNFYAGRLPGPDRGALSVPGEESERFRANIDVAAGFAASLGCTALNALYGNRVEGVDPGEQDALALENLALAARAADRIGAILLIEALNQPESPLYPLVSAPAAVEVVDQVNAATGLGNAKFLMDLYHLSMNGEDLPSVIERYAARTGHVQIADNPGRGAPGTGSLPLEELLDQLKKAGYDGWVGLEYKPGDRPSAEAFAWLPAEARAAR; this is translated from the coding sequence GTGGGATTTGCAGACCAGCGCTTCAACGTCAACCTGTCGATCCTCTTCACGGAACTCCCGCTCCTGGAGCGTCCCGCGGCCGCCGCCGCGGCGGGCTTCTCCGCGGTCGAGCTGTGGTGGCCCTGGACCGACTCCCCCACCCCCGCGCGGTCCGAGCTGGACGCCCTGAAGAAGGCGATCGAGGACGCGGGCGTCCGGCTCACGGGGCTGAACTTCTACGCCGGCCGGCTGCCGGGCCCGGACCGCGGCGCCCTGTCGGTCCCCGGCGAGGAGTCGGAGAGGTTCCGCGCCAACATCGACGTGGCCGCCGGCTTCGCCGCCTCCCTCGGCTGCACGGCGCTCAACGCGCTCTACGGCAACCGCGTCGAGGGCGTGGACCCGGGCGAGCAGGACGCGCTCGCCCTGGAGAACCTGGCCCTCGCGGCCCGGGCGGCCGACCGGATCGGCGCGATCCTGCTGATCGAGGCCCTCAACCAGCCCGAGTCGCCGCTGTACCCGCTGGTGTCGGCGCCGGCCGCGGTGGAGGTCGTCGACCAGGTGAACGCGGCGACGGGCCTCGGCAACGCGAAGTTCCTCATGGACCTGTACCACCTGTCCATGAACGGCGAGGACCTGCCCTCGGTCATCGAGCGGTACGCGGCGCGGACCGGCCACGTCCAGATCGCCGACAACCCGGGCCGCGGCGCGCCCGGCACGGGTTCGCTCCCGCTGGAGGAGCTGCTCGACCAGCTGAAGAAGGCCGGCTACGACGGCTGGGTGGGCCTGGAGTACAAGCCGGGCGACCGCCCGAGCGCCGAGGCGTTCGCCTGGCTGCCGGCCGAAGCCCGCGCCGCCCGCTGA